A genomic region of Fodinisporobacter ferrooxydans contains the following coding sequences:
- a CDS encoding extracellular solute-binding protein, translated as MKKWLVVGASSLFLAGTVLTGCGSAANSNQGAGKDQTASSGKPITINFYSVAGTDNYYKDILIPMFEKATHGKYHVNYGRGGWQEIVNKIKAQGNHVNIDVVASGIDGVPAGAKQGVWEQLIPKYSKEVRYDEMTDTAKAYVKEFDGYGAPVFTSLGGPVIIYNSDKVKNPPTTYAALKTWIEAHPNKFEYANIQSSGPGRGFYFGLIQSMGENMNNPNNLSKTYKYLSDINKYVNAYPSQTGDTLKALLDGTVDIIPHLPGWFASLYTEGQIPPNIKIATLKDAKQILDAQFYSIPKNLSPERKKAALAFIHFAESKEANAQIYSVFYMPSNKNASIDLLQPKEKETYMNGLKVMPAEFKNGNQIITPANNWTLFPQSDVLLKHYDLWQQKIQAKK; from the coding sequence ATGAAAAAGTGGTTAGTAGTGGGGGCGAGCTCTTTATTTCTTGCCGGTACTGTTTTGACAGGATGTGGATCTGCTGCGAATAGCAATCAAGGTGCAGGCAAGGATCAAACTGCAAGTAGCGGCAAACCGATTACAATTAATTTTTATAGCGTTGCAGGTACAGACAACTATTATAAGGATATTTTGATTCCGATGTTTGAAAAGGCAACACACGGCAAATATCATGTAAATTACGGCCGTGGTGGTTGGCAAGAAATTGTAAATAAGATAAAGGCACAAGGAAATCACGTAAATATAGATGTTGTTGCATCCGGTATCGATGGTGTGCCTGCAGGGGCAAAACAAGGAGTATGGGAACAACTGATCCCGAAATATTCAAAAGAGGTTCGTTATGATGAGATGACAGATACTGCGAAAGCATATGTGAAAGAATTTGATGGCTATGGAGCGCCGGTTTTTACATCATTAGGCGGCCCGGTGATCATATACAATAGCGACAAAGTCAAAAATCCGCCAACCACGTATGCTGCGTTGAAAACCTGGATTGAAGCACATCCAAATAAGTTTGAGTATGCAAATATCCAATCAAGTGGTCCGGGAAGGGGATTTTATTTCGGCCTGATTCAAAGTATGGGTGAAAATATGAACAACCCAAACAATTTGAGCAAAACATACAAATATCTGTCTGATATTAATAAATATGTAAATGCGTATCCGTCGCAAACAGGTGATACTTTAAAAGCTCTTTTGGATGGAACGGTAGACATCATTCCGCATTTGCCAGGATGGTTTGCGAGTTTGTACACAGAAGGTCAGATTCCACCCAATATTAAAATTGCGACTCTTAAGGATGCCAAGCAAATATTGGATGCCCAATTTTACAGCATACCAAAAAATCTGTCACCGGAGCGCAAGAAGGCTGCATTAGCATTTATTCATTTTGCAGAATCAAAAGAGGCGAATGCGCAAATCTATTCCGTCTTTTATATGCCGTCAAATAAAAATGCAAGTATCGACTTATTGCAACCAAAAGAAAAAGAGACGTATATGAACGGCCTTAAAGTCATGCCGGCGGAATTTAAAAACGGCAATCAAATTATAACGCCTGCTAATAATTGGACATTGTTCCCGCAGTCCGATGTTTTGCTCAAGCATTATGATCTTTGGCAGCAAAAAATTCAGGCGAAGAAATAG
- a CDS encoding response regulator transcription factor — MWKVVIVDDDQQTLNGMKKVIPWEQLQAECVGECIDGKEGLETILSIQADLVLTDIYMPVMNGLEMIEQLRQQGYKGKIIILSGYSDFEYARKALRLQVDDYLSKPLSVQTLKQVLETSFRKLEEEEAQKILLEKMSTNFFNEGISNEIPQEVTKAIRPFSFYHQLAGAVRLGLVKQSMQTIDEYKQRLDQVKEITPPILQQQLYEIWGVLAYALHDVGIFLDEIFPNLDVQKEIRKIYTTEQMDEWLSRKVHMILMDRQWNENVKHKQAVEFMVQYIQEHYGEDVTIGDLAEKLFISRNHLSQIFKKIMGETFNTYLTQYRMEKAKTMILEGNYLIYEVAEKVGYKNIPYFSTLFKKYTGFTPSELQK; from the coding sequence ATGTGGAAAGTAGTAATCGTTGATGATGATCAACAAACTTTAAACGGAATGAAGAAAGTAATTCCTTGGGAGCAGTTGCAAGCGGAATGTGTAGGTGAATGCATAGATGGTAAAGAAGGTCTGGAAACAATCCTCTCGATTCAAGCAGACCTTGTCTTAACAGATATTTATATGCCAGTCATGAATGGATTGGAGATGATTGAGCAACTGCGGCAGCAAGGATACAAGGGAAAAATCATTATATTAAGTGGGTATTCTGACTTTGAATATGCAAGAAAAGCACTTCGTTTACAAGTAGATGATTATTTATCAAAGCCACTGTCGGTTCAAACGTTAAAGCAGGTATTGGAAACATCTTTTCGTAAATTAGAGGAAGAAGAAGCACAAAAAATTTTGCTGGAAAAAATGAGTACAAACTTTTTTAATGAAGGGATTTCAAATGAAATTCCACAGGAAGTAACAAAAGCAATTCGGCCGTTTTCCTTTTATCATCAGTTAGCAGGCGCTGTTCGACTTGGATTGGTGAAGCAATCGATGCAAACGATTGACGAGTATAAGCAACGGCTGGATCAAGTAAAAGAAATCACACCACCGATTCTGCAACAACAGTTGTATGAGATTTGGGGTGTGCTTGCATACGCATTGCATGATGTAGGAATATTTCTTGATGAAATATTTCCAAATCTCGATGTGCAGAAAGAAATTAGGAAAATATATACGACGGAGCAAATGGACGAATGGTTATCGCGGAAAGTACACATGATTTTAATGGACAGGCAATGGAATGAAAATGTAAAGCATAAGCAAGCTGTTGAATTTATGGTTCAATATATCCAGGAACATTATGGAGAAGATGTAACAATAGGTGATCTGGCAGAAAAATTATTTATTTCACGAAACCATTTAAGTCAAATTTTTAAAAAAATAATGGGAGAAACGTTTAATACTTATTTGACACAGTATCGGATGGAAAAAGCAAAAACAATGATTTTAGAAGGAAATTATCTTATTTATGAAGTTGCGGAAAAGGTGGGGTATAAAAATATTCCTTATTTTAGTACGTTATTTAAAAAGTATACGGGATTCACTCCGAGTGAATTGCAAAAATAA
- a CDS encoding sensor histidine kinase, whose translation MVVMLILMTWVSYHFSLNTLIGNTSKYQQNMLGELEKKIDIQLNSIQEISLNISYNDSLQKYLQGIHDPYQYNLIRYTMNENLQNVTFSLPIIQSIDLYLQNPPMTSPIESVQYYSFQQLKTIKWYSKVENSEASWVGKHEIDSSIGKIDVVSFIRRLYTYNGNYKGLLVINIKTDDLKNLLQGEGTGPNLLLLNTDGIPITISGVKNPNGSYIQNAILNRIQNLEQILLSKTEGSEMTDSQLVVWKQVQQTNWLLLEVTPKNELATGSLWMAFVLSLVGVTSIVISLLLMLFISKQFTKPIRTLVANMINTPNKLNKVQLPKDYKNEFGLLFKGYGNMLMRIEELYHSLEEQYQRQRNAELKALQAMINPHFLYNTLDQLNWMALEAGEERMSQVIELMGRMFRVGLSNGESLIPIRDELTHLESYLKIQQIRLGDGITYKIDVPDDLLDLFIPKLTLQPFVENSIIHGFHGRSEGLIEIQMRTENDHILVAIADNGRGMQANWRNDKRDTGGYGLRNVRERFKTYFGTEYDFQIESHQDGTTVSFRIPKIKDKQTFGGLQYVESSNR comes from the coding sequence ATGGTTGTAATGCTTATTTTAATGACCTGGGTTAGTTATCATTTTTCATTGAATACGTTAATCGGCAACACTTCAAAATATCAACAAAACATGTTAGGCGAATTAGAAAAAAAAATAGATATTCAGCTTAATTCCATTCAAGAAATTTCGCTGAATATTTCATATAATGATTCGTTGCAAAAATACTTGCAAGGAATCCACGATCCTTATCAATACAATTTAATTCGCTATACAATGAATGAAAATCTCCAAAATGTCACATTCAGTTTACCAATTATTCAATCGATTGATTTATATTTGCAAAATCCACCTATGACAAGTCCGATTGAATCTGTACAATATTATTCATTTCAGCAGTTAAAAACAATCAAATGGTATTCAAAAGTGGAAAATTCCGAGGCGTCTTGGGTTGGCAAGCATGAAATCGATTCCAGTATAGGAAAAATAGATGTTGTCAGCTTTATTCGAAGACTTTATACGTATAACGGAAATTATAAAGGGCTTTTAGTGATCAATATAAAGACAGATGATTTAAAGAATTTACTTCAGGGGGAAGGAACAGGCCCGAATTTGTTGCTTTTGAACACAGACGGTATACCTATAACGATTTCTGGTGTAAAAAACCCGAATGGAAGCTATATACAAAACGCTATTTTGAATCGAATACAAAATTTAGAACAAATTTTACTTTCGAAAACTGAAGGTTCCGAGATGACGGATAGTCAATTGGTAGTATGGAAACAAGTACAACAAACAAACTGGTTATTACTTGAAGTTACGCCTAAAAACGAATTGGCAACAGGCAGCTTATGGATGGCGTTTGTTCTTTCGCTCGTCGGTGTAACATCTATTGTTATCTCTTTATTGCTTATGTTGTTTATTTCGAAACAATTTACAAAGCCCATTCGAACACTTGTGGCGAATATGATCAACACTCCAAACAAATTAAACAAGGTTCAATTGCCAAAAGATTATAAAAATGAATTTGGCCTGCTCTTTAAAGGGTATGGAAATATGTTAATGCGAATCGAGGAACTTTATCATTCTTTAGAAGAACAATATCAGCGTCAACGAAATGCAGAGTTAAAAGCGTTACAAGCGATGATCAATCCACATTTTTTATACAATACATTGGATCAATTGAATTGGATGGCATTAGAGGCTGGTGAAGAACGAATGAGTCAGGTGATCGAGTTAATGGGCAGAATGTTTCGTGTTGGCTTATCAAACGGTGAAAGTTTAATCCCGATTCGTGATGAACTGACACATTTGGAAAGCTATCTGAAAATCCAACAGATTCGTTTAGGTGATGGCATCACATATAAAATAGATGTGCCGGATGATTTGCTGGATTTGTTCATCCCGAAGCTAACCTTGCAACCTTTTGTGGAAAACTCGATAATACATGGATTTCATGGCCGGTCTGAAGGCTTGATTGAAATACAGATGCGTACGGAAAATGATCATATTCTAGTAGCGATTGCAGATAATGGGAGAGGTATGCAAGCAAATTGGCGTAATGACAAAAGAGATACAGGTGGTTATGGTTTGCGAAATGTAAGGGAACGCTTCAAAACGTATTTTGGCACAGAGTATGATTTCCAGATCGAGAGCCATCAAGATGGAACAACTGTATCATTTCGAATTCCAAAGATAAAGGATAAGCAAACGTTTGGAGGATTGCAATATGTGGAAAGTAGTAATCGTTGA
- a CDS encoding macrolide family glycosyltransferase, which produces MARVLFVNGGSEGHINPTLGVVQELIRRGEEVVYFMAEQFRDRVEPTGADVITFDGGKFLEAFLAGGRNPWARVGGLLRTADIVIPSVLEQTKGERFDYIIHDSMFGCGRLLAQILDLPAINSCTSFAFQQNSFDSLQDHLSRHFPADVKERAQQEFQQLVNNVQAKYNVQVGSAYEVFCNPAPLTIVYISKHFQPEGDSFDETYKFVGPSIAPRSHGQFDFSNLDTDSLIYISLGTVFNQAVDFYKLCFAAFADTKHTVILSVGRQTQIEDLGDIPGNFIVRNYVPQLEVLQRAKLFITHGGMNSTCEGLYYGVPLIVFPQSADQPIVARRVANLGAGVQLKQEGLTSAGLREEAERILQDFSIRKACREIGDSFRAAGGYQRAVDEIFAHKYGLGITG; this is translated from the coding sequence ATGGCACGTGTTTTGTTTGTCAACGGAGGTTCCGAAGGACATATCAATCCGACCCTCGGTGTGGTTCAGGAACTTATCCGTCGTGGCGAAGAGGTAGTTTACTTTATGGCGGAACAATTTCGTGATCGCGTCGAGCCAACGGGCGCAGATGTGATCACGTTCGATGGCGGCAAATTTTTGGAGGCATTCCTTGCCGGAGGAAGAAATCCTTGGGCTCGAGTGGGTGGACTTTTGCGCACCGCCGACATCGTCATTCCAAGTGTCCTGGAGCAAACAAAAGGAGAACGTTTTGATTACATAATTCATGACTCGATGTTCGGTTGTGGGCGTTTGCTTGCACAAATACTCGACCTGCCGGCAATCAACTCGTGCACGAGTTTTGCATTTCAACAAAACAGCTTTGACAGCCTGCAAGATCACCTCTCGCGCCATTTTCCAGCAGACGTGAAAGAACGTGCACAACAGGAGTTTCAACAGCTCGTCAATAACGTGCAAGCGAAATACAATGTGCAAGTTGGCTCTGCCTATGAGGTCTTCTGCAATCCCGCGCCGTTGACCATTGTCTACATTTCAAAGCACTTCCAACCTGAAGGAGACAGCTTTGACGAAACGTACAAGTTCGTTGGGCCGTCTATTGCACCGCGATCGCACGGCCAGTTTGATTTTTCCAACCTTGACACTGACAGTCTGATTTACATATCCCTTGGCACTGTGTTCAATCAAGCGGTGGATTTCTACAAGCTCTGCTTTGCTGCTTTTGCCGATACGAAGCATACGGTCATTCTGTCCGTCGGCAGGCAGACCCAAATTGAGGACTTAGGGGACATTCCCGGGAATTTTATTGTCCGCAACTACGTACCGCAGCTCGAAGTCCTGCAGCGTGCCAAATTGTTTATCACTCACGGCGGCATGAACAGCACTTGTGAAGGACTGTACTATGGTGTGCCATTGATTGTGTTTCCTCAAAGCGCCGATCAACCGATCGTAGCACGACGTGTGGCGAATCTCGGTGCGGGGGTCCAATTAAAACAAGAAGGGTTAACTTCCGCCGGTCTCAGAGAGGAAGCAGAGCGCATACTCCAAGATTTTTCCATCCGTAAAGCTTGTCGGGAAATCGGTGATTCGTTTCGTGCGGCAGGGGGATACCAGCGAGCTGTCGATGAGATCTTTGCACATAAGTACGGTCTGGGCATAACTGGGTAA
- a CDS encoding SRPBCC family protein, whose product MNTHELEHVQLTGEDGEWILVLERILEHPREEVWAALTGSEQIPSWGPFQPDRDLTSTGAVRLKHIDMPEADEVHGYVLEVDAPHLLVYRWGTDILRWELNEVGDKTTLVLRHRFADRKQAPSYAAGWHLCLKGLAGILAGKQMPSMVGHNAMKYGWNELYKRYAEQLGVTL is encoded by the coding sequence ATGAATACACATGAGTTAGAACATGTTCAACTGACCGGAGAGGATGGAGAATGGATCCTTGTTCTCGAGCGGATTCTTGAACATCCACGTGAGGAAGTTTGGGCTGCCTTAACCGGGTCCGAGCAGATTCCAAGCTGGGGCCCGTTTCAACCGGATCGTGATTTGACCTCGACAGGAGCAGTACGTTTGAAACATATCGACATGCCTGAGGCAGATGAGGTGCATGGATATGTCCTCGAAGTTGATGCACCGCACTTACTCGTATATAGGTGGGGCACGGATATCCTAAGATGGGAACTGAACGAAGTTGGAGACAAAACAACGCTGGTTCTTCGTCACCGTTTCGCAGATCGCAAGCAAGCGCCTTCCTACGCAGCGGGATGGCACCTTTGCCTGAAAGGTCTTGCCGGTATACTGGCTGGCAAACAGATGCCTTCCATGGTGGGACACAACGCCATGAAATATGGCTGGAATGAACTGTATAAACGATATGCCGAACAATTAGGCGTGACTCTGTGA
- a CDS encoding ArsR/SmtB family transcription factor: MLDTYAVIAEPSRRRILDRLLQSDSSVTELAKDLGLSQPLISKHLRTLRESGLVQVQVQSQRRIYSLDARPLAEIDEWLSAYRLTWNRHVDALEQHLEQRKILREEDTK; this comes from the coding sequence GTGCTTGACACCTATGCCGTAATTGCAGAACCTTCCCGCCGACGCATCCTGGACCGACTGCTACAGTCCGATTCTAGTGTCACTGAACTGGCAAAAGATCTCGGTCTGTCACAACCCTTGATATCCAAACACCTGAGGACGCTTAGAGAAAGTGGTCTGGTGCAGGTCCAGGTTCAGTCCCAGCGTCGGATCTATTCTCTGGATGCTAGACCCCTTGCGGAAATTGACGAGTGGTTGAGTGCTTATCGGCTGACGTGGAATCGGCATGTTGACGCCCTGGAGCAGCATCTTGAACAGAGAAAAATTTTACGGGAGGAAGACACAAAATGA
- a CDS encoding Fic family protein: MDFRRIEEKKKLLDSKRPLPEALVKNLKEHLLVEWTYHSNAIEGNTLTLSETKVVLEGITVGGKSLREHFEVINHAEAIVLIEELISKDTRISEFVIKQIHQLILKNIREREAGAYRTVNVFIQGSPHIPPMNSLVPGLMRDLLEWLDNEGKTLHPVERAATFHHRFVHIHPFIDGNGRTARLLMNLILMQDHYPPAIIRQEDRSNYYNALRGADETGNVEPLVLLVSEAVERMLDSYLWALGLSDKRS; the protein is encoded by the coding sequence ATGGACTTTCGACGGATTGAGGAAAAAAAGAAACTGTTAGATTCGAAAAGGCCCTTGCCGGAAGCACTTGTAAAGAATTTAAAAGAACATCTCCTAGTGGAATGGACTTATCATTCGAATGCAATTGAAGGAAACACTCTCACTTTGTCGGAAACCAAGGTAGTTCTGGAAGGAATTACAGTAGGCGGTAAATCTCTTCGAGAGCATTTTGAAGTCATAAATCATGCGGAAGCTATAGTCTTGATTGAAGAACTTATTAGCAAGGATACCCGGATCAGCGAGTTTGTAATCAAACAAATTCATCAGTTAATTTTAAAAAATATCCGTGAACGTGAAGCAGGAGCCTACCGTACTGTTAACGTATTTATCCAAGGAAGTCCTCATATTCCCCCGATGAATTCGTTAGTTCCGGGGTTGATGCGAGATTTGCTTGAATGGCTTGATAACGAAGGAAAAACATTACATCCGGTTGAAAGAGCAGCAACTTTTCATCACCGATTTGTACATATTCATCCTTTTATAGATGGAAACGGACGTACTGCACGTCTACTCATGAATCTGATTTTGATGCAGGATCACTATCCACCGGCAATTATTCGTCAGGAGGATCGTTCCAATTATTATAATGCTTTAAGAGGAGCAGATGAAACAGGAAATGTCGAGCCGCTAGTATTATTGGTTTCAGAAGCTGTGGAGCGGATGTTAGATAGTTATTTATGGGCACTTGGATTGTCTGACAAAAGATCATAG